AACCAGTTATATGTGCCAAGTTCAATTTGTCACACTTTACAGTACcaagaaatattttgttctcGTTTTGAGAAGGAAAACTCTTATTAGTAAAGATTCAACAACCTATTCCTCAAAGTGCATCTTTTATGAGAAGATCCAGCATGCCTGCTCTTAAAGACTAGAATTGCTGGTACGTAACACATCTACAAAGGTATGCAGTAAATATGGAATACTGATTTAAAGTATGTGGAACAGACCCTCATTTCTCCACTCATATATGTCTTGGCTTGTGGCTAGAAGACTGGCAGCTTCAAAACTAAAACTAGGGTTTCAgttcaaaacaaaaacattcaaaactgaAACCAGGGATCATCGActatagaatatcctgagctggaggggACATACAAAgtttgagtccaactcctgactGTGCACAGTAGAGCCACAAGAATTACACACCATGTGCCTCAGAgtattgtccaaacacttcttgaagaCTGGTGGGTCTGGAGCCATGACCACTTCCTTGAGgaggctgttccagtgcctgaccaccctctgggtgaaggttttcctaatatctaacctaatcTGTGATGCAGCTTCATGCCATTTCCTCGCATCCACTCACTGGTCACCAGAAATGAGACTGGTGCCTGGACCACATCTCCTGTGGCTGTAAGGGAACAGTGACAGTGGTGAAAGCGGTGCAGGCCAGTGCTAAAATCACCTTTTCTCCTCGACACACTCAGAGGCTGTGATGTTTTAAATTTGATTTGGCATCAAAATTCCTCATCTGTTTCATCTCCCAGCCTTTGGTACTTTCAGGCGAGTCCACAGTTTGGGTTGGCTGGTAGCATTTGCCCTGCCCAGGCAATGCAGGGTAACTGCTGGATGTCCCGAAGCCGGAGGCGGTGTCTGTGTGACCGGGCAGGTGCCAGGGGCGGGAAGGCGGTGTCTCCTCCCCGcctgcggggccgggcggggccgggcctgGCTGTGCGGCCGCCATCGCCGGGGAGCCGGGATAGGAGCCGGGATGGGAGCCGGGATGGGAGCCGGGATGGGCCCCGGGCGCTGGTggcgggcggcgcgggccctgcgggcggcgggcggcggctggagccgggcggcagcgcccggtgagcggggccgggcggggatgGGTCTGTCCGGGGCGGGCGGCCGGGACAGCCCCGTGTGGCGGCGCTGCCCGCCCCGAGCGGACCCGCGGCCGCGCTGACCGGCTGCGCCTCCGCCAGGCCCCGCCTGCCGCAGCCTCTGCGCCGCCGCGGCGCCGAACCTCTCCTACCAGGAGCTCAAAGACTTGAAGAAGGCCAACGTCCTTCACATCGACGTGCGGGAGAGGTGGGAGATCGACAGGTTTGGGAAAATCCCCGAGTCCATCAACATACCGCGTAAGTTGTCAACGCCGCTGTTTGCAGGCGTCGGGTGTTCCGTGTTCCTCCTGGCTGGAATGGTCAGCTGGTGGTGACTGAGCAAAGAGGAATGCTGCTGAAAAGCTGCTGGCATGTGATGAGGATGAACTTTTCCTCCAGAGGAGTTAGAAATCTTGCAATGTAAACCTGTCTTTGGATGGAGAATAAATAGTAGcttgttttctgtatttccagTGGGTGAATTAATAGAAGCTCTACAAATGGACCCAACGGAGTTCAAGGAGCAGTATAAACAAAAAATGCCATCCAAGTCAGACCCTGTGGTTTTCTCCTGTTTGGCAGGAACAAGAAGTAAACAAGCACTTGGTTTTGCCATGTCCTTGGGTTTCAGCAGGTACGATTTTGTGTGTAAGGATGGGATTAATGCTGCTTCCCCCATGAAGCAGAACACATACTCACCTGTGTACAAAGGTAAACATTTACATGTGGAATATGAACTGGTATTTGAGTTAGACATCTCTTGTCTCCACTGAACCTGGAAGGATGCCATGGGTCTTGCAGCAAAGTGAGGTGTACCACCCTCTGAAACGACCCTTTAGCAGCTCTGCACATGTGCCACTGGTGACACAAACTGCTGCAAGACCACGCTGCCACTGAAGGGTCCTTGTGCCTCTCAGGGCTCCCTTGCTGAGATGTTTCTTCCTTAAAGAGCTCCATAAGCACTAGGCTTGAGATGCAGGAAGATTTTAAAGGTGGAGAACTACTTGCTTTGGCAGTAGTACGGTCTTAAATAGTTTAAGAAACCACACCCTTTGTTGAATTGCAGTTCTACCTTTACAGCTCACTGTTGACAAAGGATGCCTTTGCTTCCTTTGGATTATTTGCCAGCAGTAAAGCAGTGAAGGCAATAGCTGACAAAACAATGAGATGATGATAGAGTGAAATGCAGCATTTGGTTTGCAGGATTGTTAAACCTATCTTTGGAAGGTGCTCGCTGTCTTGAAGATTGCAGATAAAATTTAAGATATTGGTTATTTGCTCACGTTTTCACTGAACTGGGACATTCATTATTTCTAGTCAAAAGTATAGAAGCATGTTCTTGTTTCAGACTGAAAAATATCCTCCATTACCTGTTTTTCATGAAGCCCAATTGAAGGAGTCAATATTGCTTTGCAAAGTGGACTTTTGTTTTACAGAGTTTAGTTTAGCACAGGTTTATGTCAGACCTGTAGAGCATGTAGGTTTGCAAGGAAGTAAAGACCAGTGTTCAGGGTTTATTTGGTGACAATAATAAATAGATGTGTATATCTCCCACTGCTGTGAGTTTCTTCTCactcttttaaaaaagaacTGACAACTGTTTCATTGATCCAGTTACTATTTCTTGGTTGATGTTTGAACTCCAACATTGTAATTTGGAAGAAAAGGGTTACAGAACTCACTGCATGGAAACAGGCAGTATTAAAGGAATGTCCATCTGGCTCATTGAAGCTAGGTACAAATGTATGTGATTGCAGAAAATTTctatgttttttctttattttaatctggtttttctttttttttttttttttgttcgtGGGTTTTGGatgtttattttttgcttttggtttCGGGGTTTGTTTTGCTGTGTCCTCTTTAAGTGACGATATTAAAGACTCTTCTTGAGAAAGGTATCTTCTGCATATTTTCAGAGTTCAGCAGTATGCTGGTGGCTTTGACGACTGGGTAAAACATGaacctccagaaaagaaatGAAGATGACAGCCCCACCCACATGGACGTTCACCTTCAAACAGCCATACATATCAACTGTCTAGTTTAAATTATACCCAAAGACTATGACACAAACAGAGGACATTAAATTTGCTCAACCTTTCAACCTTTACTTTGGGTTATGGTTTTGATGAATGCATGTGAAGAGAACCTAAGTGCAGATTATGTTTACTTTTTTTGTATGATGTAGTTTGTGACTGTTTAAACTAATGATGATAGgacaaataaaattattatttctcaAGTACCTGTGTGGGGTAGTTGGTTTAGAATAGTCAAACTGCAGATATTCTAATGTGAAGGGGACAAGAGAAACCTACTGCTGGCTCTGTTGTGCCAGGCCTCACCAGGACTAACAATGCCTTTTGAAGATCATTGAGGTCAGAATGTATAGAGGATTTAATGATTTAGTTAAATGTATAATTCATCGTGCTTAGCTGTATTGATCAAGCCACCAAACTTCAGCATACAAATGAACAAAGCAAGCCACTCTAATCAACTAAGTCAGTACTTAGTCATGAGCAGGCAATGCTTCCTTCTGTAGCTAAATTAACATTTCTTGGGAACACCTAAAACTACATAACCACAAAAAATAAGCAAGTTATTCTATGTTACGCCAAGATCTATCTAGCCCATTATTTTCTGTATGGCAGCAATTTGTAATAAACATCTGAGGAAGAGCATAAACCAGGATTAGTATGTAGTGGGACAATCTCCAGATTACTCTCATTTACAACTCAGAGTGTTTCAGGCTTTGCATGTCTTACTATATATGGGTATTTGTAAATTTTCATCAGAAACTCCTATCAGACACAGCAGTGGTGAGAAATCTTTCCTTTTGTTGCTTCCGAACTTGCCATGTATTCATCAGCTGCTCTGGCTCCTTCTGTCAGAAGTGAGCAGTTGTCACCTATCAGTCTTCACACCACCTGTGATTTTTCTAGATCTACTGTCTTTTTTGAACTGAGGagatttgggttgtttttttgtttttgtttttttttttttttataatgggATAATTACTGTATacctattttttattttccttttttattaatCGTGGTAGGGTTTTCCAAGATTTCTGCTCATACTATTTGTAGCTTACCAAATTAGGTGATCCTTTCTAATTTGCCTTCCAAATGACGGGGTTTAAGTTAAATAACTTGTCTGATCCAGTTTGGTTcctttgggatttttctttAAGTCTTTTTGCATAGATGGCTTGTGTTTGCTTTGACACTTCAGAGTAACCTGTTGCCACATAATCTGTGAAGAGTTTTAGCTACCTCTCTTTTCAATGAGATACCACATTTTTATGCACCTCTCCTTTGACGTGAAACACAagaaaggtgattttttttttctacatgctTAGTAACAAGACTGTTGAATTCACATTATGTTCCACTTCCTGTTGTTCAAAACTACATCTTTTTAAAACTGTCTTCACTGAATCCAGCTCTTTCGACTGCACTTTATTGCCTTTCACTGTTTTTACTGGAATCAAAGCTGGTAAAATTAGCCTCATCTTCCCAGTAGAGAAATGCCTTAAGAAACTTCTAGGTACCATCAAGAAGTGCCTGACATTTTAGCTCCAAGATTTAGGTCCCATTGTGCTTTAAGGTGTGAAGTCAAGTCTGCAAAGACTCTTCAGCAGCAAGAAAAATTTTAATCTAGCCAGAATTCTTAATTAATTCCTCAATCCAAAACATgaactttcctggcagaaaGTATATGTGAGAAAACTGATGCTTACCTAAAGAATAGTTCCTGTTTAATTACTCCACACAACACAGGTCAAGTTGCTTTGATTTATTTCTATTCCCCAAGTCCACGTTACAAATCGCACATTTTAGACttcaagaaatgaaagcaaaatagCCAAATTACACTTCATCAGTCAAGTGTCTATAAAAGGTATGGACCAAATGGCAACCAAGTAGCAAAGACcaaaatgtatattttttccACCTCACCAAAGTGTCTGGGGCTGGTTCACAGAATGGTTTATGGAAATAACCTGAACAGAAATAAATGCTAGTAGCCTAATGAGCTACATACAAAAACACTTCAGTTATATTTCACTGAATGACCAGCCAGTTACAAAGACAGTTATTTGCAAAAacaggtggggtttttttaaggggaCGGTTTTTTGAACCAAGACACATCACAGATCACACATTTTCAATTTCCCTCCAGGATTTCAGAGCAGTGAAATGTGTTgtttcaggaaaacaaaacaaaacaaaatgttacTGAACTTTATCACTCAACTTTTATACTTGGGCAAGTTGGCATTATCATTCAAAATAAAGTTGTACAGAAATTAGCTAGAAACAAAGTTATCTAAAAAAATCAAGTAATCAATTAAGGCCAATTCCTGTCTTCAGTGGGATATCTGCCTGAGTAAGGAATGCAGGATATGGCCTTCTGTTTGAAGAAATCTCATTTTCTCCAGCACAAAGGTAACCAAGGAATCCCATTTCAGTTATTCTAGAGTTGCTCCTAACATCCCAATTAAAGTTAGCCAGTATGAAGCTCACCAAACACTTGATCCTCTTAAATAAACTCTCTAATGAACCACACAAATTCACACTAACAGTGAAGGCAGACTAACAGTGTATATCTTCTCtacaaaaaaatccaccatAAAAAATAGCAATAATATCCAGACTTGTACTTGATTGTGAAATATTCCGATTGTACCATACAGtacatttatttgaaaaaacaaaaatcctaGTATGTTGGGTTGTCTTAATTTCTAATACTTGAAATGTTTCAGAAAACTGCAGAATCACTATACATATTGCACTTCTCTGGCAAGCTGGGCTACTGTATCGTGGCAAAAACAACCAAGTAGATGTACAGAGGAATATAGCTTTCTTAAACCAAAAAACAGAAACTGACTTTCTTTCCTGCAGTTTTCATTAAAACCGTAACAATGTTCTTTACAAGCTTTTCTAGGCATTTGTTTCTGAAGGACTGTGTGTTACTTGTTGCAgaatctgtatttatttttttttaatcaacaaAACTGAAGGTAATGGATAGATTCAACACAGAGTGCACTATCTTCCTTCAGtcacaaacaaaatgaaaacaacacaAGTCATTAAGACAGTTACACTTAGGCCTCGGGTTACTGTCGCTCTAAAAATAGCTCACTTCAACACAAATAAAACCAATAATGAACTATTTGTTTTGAGTGAAAAACGTTAATCTTTTGCAGCTTGGTTTAAAGTTTGATTCCTTACACTGAAAAATCCTAGCACATTTGTTCCAGCCTCAGAGAAAATgatgtagttttagagaaaaagCTTTCAAGATGCTTGACACAAACAAGCTATTTATTCTTCGAGTTCTTTGTCCAAGATGTTACTAAAACCTTCTGTCCATTTCATGAACACAGGAAATATCCCAGGATGTCTTGAGTCAAAGTGGTCCATAAAGAAATTCTTTGGAATGCCTTAAGATTGGCTATAGCTAGAGTTCTGGCTACCATTTGGACCCTGTTCTCCTTCACtgttgaagaaaacaaaaacatgtCTGTTCAATAAGAAGCATCACATTacatttttatcctttttttaattaaaaaatacagtattttgaaagtaataaatattttttactttgttaTATTTCAACATACACATAAATAGGTCAAAATATTCTGCTCAGTTtcataaaaaacccaaaggtTATTCTCAGCATGTATAAATAACCTCACCATATTTATGTGAATAATAAATTCAATATATGACCAtgaagctgcctgctgaatctTGCTGAATCTACTTCTGAAGTCAACACTGCAAAGTTCACATTACATAAGCATGTGCACAGGAATTTGCATGTGCAGATTCCCAGCAGTGGTATTTAATCACAGTAATTAAATACGACATCAAGCAGGCCCAGTTCCATTGAATCTGGCCATGGAGCCTCACACTGGGGTTCCTTAGAGTTGCTGAGCTGTATTGATCACATTCTAATCACATTAACACTCTCCGTAAGATAGTGAATGTTACGCTTCCCACCAGCTCCTGAACAATCAGCCTTGTTTTGTATCAGAAATATCTGCACTGTAAAAACATACACTGTACCTTGAATGAAACATTTACACATTCTTAAGATCAGTCTAGTTTTTCCATAGGAAAGGTGCAATAAGGAAGTACCGTACCTGTTTGGAGGTGGTTTTGGTTTAGGCATTTTACTAAGAATAGTAGCCATTTCTTTTCTCTCATCAAAGTTCTTCCACTGCTCATACAGCTTCAGAATAACCCTGATTATTTCTAAAATCTGtattagaaagaaaagagatcCTAAGGTCAGACACAACAGTGATTTTACCTTTGTCATACATAGCCTGTTTCAGTGTGCAATTAACTAAACGGGCCCCAAACTGGAACTAAGCAACACAATTTTCACATTATGAACAGAGCTGCCTCACATTTACTCTGGTCCCAAAAAAGCATTTAATTAGCATTTTAATTACTACTGTCACAGCTTATAACTAAGCTCCTGGGAAAACACAGACTTGGGCAGCATGACTGCAGCTATTTGACCATGCATTATCAATACCGTAATTGATGATTATCAATGTTCCATACATATCAGGGGTTCCCTGATATGGTGTGGGAAAACAAAagcccaaaaccacaaaacattCATCTGAACTCTTTCCTTCCAAGAAAGAGCCCAGGAGTTTTTCAATACTTCTTACATTCCTATACACATATAATAAGAATTGTTGACACTTCATATTCTGCTTCTGGAAGTGTAAGCATTCCATACCAGTTTGGACTTCCTATCTTCCCTTTAAATTTCTAGTGCAATATTCTACATAAAAGCTGGAGAATATTTCATTCATTATACGTGTCATCATTCTCTAAATTAATAAAGTAGAggtctttcttctttttaatacaTGATCTTTGATTAAGTGCTAGAGCAATATATTTTGTcc
The genomic region above belongs to Passer domesticus isolate bPasDom1 chromosome 3, bPasDom1.hap1, whole genome shotgun sequence and contains:
- the TSTD3 gene encoding thiosulfate sulfurtransferase/rhodanese-like domain-containing protein 3 isoform X1; protein product: MGAGMGAGMGPGRWWRAARALRAAGGGWSRAAAPGPACRSLCAAAAPNLSYQELKDLKKANVLHIDVRERWEIDRFGKIPESINIPLGELIEALQMDPTEFKEQYKQKMPSKSDPVVFSCLAGTRSKQALGFAMSLGFSRYDFVCKDGINAASPMKQNTYSPVYKEFSSMLVALTTG
- the TSTD3 gene encoding thiosulfate sulfurtransferase/rhodanese-like domain-containing protein 3 isoform X2, which produces MGAGMGAGMGPGRWWRAARALRAAGGGWSRAAAPGPACRSLCAAAAPNLSYQELKDLKKANVLHIDVRERWEIDRFGKIPESINIPLGELIEALQMDPTEFKEQYKQKMPSKSDPVVFSCLAGTRSKQALGFAMSLGFSRVQQYAGGFDDWVKHEPPEKK